The following are encoded in a window of Trichocoleus sp. FACHB-46 genomic DNA:
- a CDS encoding GNAT family N-acetyltransferase, whose protein sequence is MNIQLPLYKTLRNGMSAKLDRMQFADREWVRELLNIVIIEGQTYPQIQPLSESEFAAYWATHDAFVVRGANDLEGQDLGGQELPNILGAFYLKPNFSGRCSHLCNAGFIVESSLRGQGIGRWMGEAMLALATAQGYEAVIFNLVFATNTPSISLWQSLGFSTIGRIPEAVQLGDGSQVDALILYRSLR, encoded by the coding sequence ATGAATATCCAGTTGCCGCTCTATAAAACGCTACGAAATGGAATGTCAGCCAAGCTCGATCGGATGCAGTTTGCCGATCGCGAGTGGGTTCGGGAACTGCTGAATATTGTCATTATTGAAGGCCAAACCTATCCTCAAATACAACCTTTGAGCGAAAGTGAATTTGCAGCTTATTGGGCGACTCATGATGCCTTTGTCGTGCGGGGGGCGAACGACCTAGAGGGCCAAGACCTAGGAGGCCAAGAATTACCGAACATCCTAGGAGCGTTTTATCTCAAGCCCAACTTTTCGGGACGATGCAGCCATCTCTGCAATGCTGGGTTTATTGTGGAATCGAGTCTGCGGGGCCAAGGAATTGGGCGCTGGATGGGAGAGGCAATGTTAGCGCTCGCCACTGCCCAAGGTTATGAGGCCGTGATATTTAACTTGGTGTTTGCCACCAACACCCCTTCCATAAGCCTATGGCAATCTTTAGGATTCAGCACCATTGGCCGAATTCCTGAAGCCGTACAGTTAGGTGATGGCTCTCAAGTTGATGCCCTCATTCTATATCGGTCTTTACGCTGA